A window of Desulfonatronovibrio magnus contains these coding sequences:
- the pstB gene encoding phosphate ABC transporter ATP-binding protein PstB yields MNLDKENICIEVEDLKLFYGQEQALKSIQMKIPAKRVTAFIGPSGCGKSTLLRCFNRLNDLIDICRVEGKILLDGNNIYDPMVDVAELRRRVGMVFQKPNPFPKSIFENIAYGLRLQGVSNKKVLAEVVEKSLKGAALWDEVKDRLNQNALGLSGGQQQRLVIARAIAIEPEVILLDEPCSALDPISTAKIEELIFQLKENYSIVIVTHNMQQAARVSDYTAYMYLGKLIEYRDTITLFTNPGEKETEDYITGRYG; encoded by the coding sequence ATGAACCTTGATAAGGAAAACATTTGCATTGAAGTTGAAGACTTGAAACTTTTTTACGGTCAGGAGCAAGCGTTGAAATCTATTCAGATGAAGATTCCTGCCAAAAGAGTTACTGCCTTTATAGGCCCCAGCGGATGTGGCAAGTCCACACTTTTACGCTGCTTCAACAGACTTAACGACCTCATTGACATCTGCCGGGTTGAAGGAAAAATTCTTCTTGATGGCAATAATATTTATGACCCCATGGTTGATGTGGCAGAGCTGCGCAGAAGAGTGGGCATGGTATTCCAGAAGCCCAATCCCTTTCCCAAGTCTATATTTGAAAATATTGCTTATGGACTAAGGCTGCAAGGCGTGAGCAACAAGAAGGTGCTTGCTGAAGTGGTGGAAAAATCTTTGAAAGGTGCAGCATTATGGGATGAAGTCAAAGACAGGCTAAATCAGAATGCGCTGGGTCTGTCAGGGGGTCAGCAGCAGAGGCTGGTCATTGCCAGAGCCATTGCCATTGAGCCGGAAGTAATCCTGCTTGATGAACCCTGCTCTGCCCTGGATCCTATTTCCACAGCCAAAATTGAAGAACTGATTTTTCAGCTCAAAGAAAATTACAGCATTGTCATAGTTACCCATAACATGCAGCAGGCAGCGCGTGTATCAGATTACACAGCATATATGTATCTGGGCAAGCTTATTGAATACAGGGACACCATAACTTTGTTCACCAATCCCGGAGAAAAGGAGACTGAAGACTATATCACTGGAAGATATGGTTGA
- a CDS encoding PAS domain-containing hybrid sensor histidine kinase/response regulator, translating to MNRYIYIQALAGALLAAGILTIVSVLFFREIKPEFPVHAVMIIEGLLTLLTGSALLAVACFAKKWTKAGQDRIWTMLTLGIGLIFVYSAADVADNFLVVHHGDGLLELYKEISLLVGATVLVSGSFIWIRDLLRTRESLLIREQKLKDSESKFRTLFDLYPDATLLIDAETQLPEYYNHVAHEQLGYTAEEFSRIKIADYEALETPDDIARHIENISKHGRDDFETLHRCKDGSLIDVNVTVILLQMESRPYLLCVFRNISDKKQVIRSLEESEQLFRDVADAAGEYIWEIDPSGTYSFLTSRVEEVLGRSVDEILGSSPFEFMPSEEASRVEKMLAGWAEKGESWQGLEHMSVRPDGRIVWQRVSGMPIKNSDGELTGFRGTGLDITAEKEAMQVQQQLSERLRLATEAADLGIWDLRMADGFLEWDEGMFRIYRIPSEEFNNSLEDWTNALLPEYREKAEQDFNAGIAGQGAYRSEFMIRRKDGDIRHIRAMAQAIHDEKGNPVRVVGINEDVTEHKLAEERLHEQERLYRGLVESQQDLIVRVDSQGNFTYVNDAYCNKFGKVREDLLGKSFTPLVHDDDIEPTMEAMKDLYQSPYRTYLEQRAKTVDGWRWLAWEDSSVQDDDGNVIEIQGVGRDITDLKEAQIKAESASLAKSEFLANMSHEIRTPMNAVIGLSQLLLQTSLNDRQRDSLIKISNSSRMLLGIINDILDYSKIEAGKLELDIHTFRLDELLDQMKTLFGSTAEDKGLELVFNIPPDVPRVLKGDSLRLGQVFTNILGNAVKFTEKGHVELAVQETEDRGQETGDRSQESGDRRQRSEVRDQMSEGRSQDLGQGAGDRGQELESETVRLLFEVKDTGIGMDEEQVKKLFQAFSQADTSTTRKYGGTGLGLVISRNLVQRMGGELKVESVPGQGSRFYFEIELPLTPDTEKIDECAGFDGNRVLVVDDHEAARSVLRNILESCMFQVNEAHDGRSALDAVLSADKAGDPYDFVFMDWKMPGELDGIQAAREIERLHAQGVLKGGKPPFIIVSAYQRDEMPDQNAECFNCYLSKPVTASSIFNAIAEAAGQAPSHTSHSHELTIPSFEGYSVLIAEDNSLNQEVALQMLEKTGAALSLANNGAEALEMVKAGSFDLVLMDLQMPVMDGYEATRKILEFFPDLPVIALSAAVMEEDRKKSEQAGMRAHLPKPIDSTQLYRTMAKWLQAGEAVKVQKVVPEHRSSLLPGSLEGFDLEQGLKASDGDSRFYHKMLHRFREMLAGEFACIDEELDKSQSGDAPRLVHTLKGLAGTMGAVRIAEAAVSIDLAFKENRTVTPEMRLELSQAMEQGRTQLNGLEKKSSQSREVDYEQGIAAMSSMLQMLKKSEMIEDDLLETVTSFLQGIVGEQEVTELTGLVENFEHDAAAQKLLELASGINRNLWR from the coding sequence ATGAATAGATATATCTACATCCAGGCTCTGGCAGGGGCTTTGCTCGCCGCAGGCATACTTACAATTGTCTCTGTACTTTTTTTTAGAGAAATAAAACCCGAGTTCCCTGTTCATGCGGTCATGATTATTGAAGGTCTTTTAACCTTGCTGACTGGTTCTGCTTTGCTTGCTGTAGCATGCTTTGCAAAAAAGTGGACCAAGGCTGGGCAGGATAGAATATGGACGATGCTGACTTTGGGGATCGGGTTGATTTTTGTTTATTCGGCAGCAGACGTTGCAGACAATTTTCTGGTTGTTCATCATGGTGATGGGCTGCTGGAACTTTATAAAGAGATTTCCTTGCTGGTTGGGGCCACAGTTCTGGTGAGTGGATCTTTTATCTGGATCAGGGATCTGCTGCGAACCCGGGAGAGTCTTTTGATCAGAGAGCAGAAGCTCAAAGATAGCGAGTCAAAATTCAGGACATTGTTTGATTTGTATCCGGATGCAACACTGCTTATCGACGCTGAAACACAGCTTCCTGAATATTATAATCATGTGGCTCATGAGCAGCTGGGTTATACTGCTGAGGAGTTTTCGCGAATAAAGATCGCAGATTATGAGGCCCTGGAAACTCCTGATGATATTGCCCGGCATATTGAAAATATCTCAAAGCACGGACGTGATGACTTTGAAACCCTGCACCGCTGCAAAGACGGCAGTCTAATTGATGTTAACGTCACGGTCATCCTGCTGCAGATGGAATCCAGGCCCTATCTTTTGTGTGTTTTCAGAAATATTTCAGATAAAAAGCAAGTTATCCGATCCCTGGAGGAGAGTGAGCAGCTCTTCCGGGATGTTGCCGACGCTGCAGGGGAATACATCTGGGAGATTGACCCCAGCGGCACTTACAGCTTTTTGACATCCAGAGTGGAGGAAGTCCTTGGCCGCAGTGTGGATGAAATACTTGGCAGTTCACCTTTTGAGTTTATGCCCTCTGAAGAGGCATCCAGAGTTGAAAAAATGCTGGCTGGATGGGCTGAAAAAGGTGAGTCATGGCAGGGCCTGGAGCACATGTCTGTTCGGCCTGACGGCAGAATAGTCTGGCAGCGGGTAAGTGGTATGCCCATAAAGAATTCAGACGGTGAGCTTACAGGTTTCAGGGGAACGGGACTGGATATAACTGCTGAAAAAGAAGCCATGCAGGTCCAGCAGCAGTTGTCCGAACGGTTGCGTCTCGCTACTGAAGCGGCGGATCTCGGTATATGGGACCTTAGAATGGCTGACGGATTTTTGGAATGGGATGAGGGTATGTTTCGTATTTACAGGATTCCCAGTGAAGAATTTAATAATTCTCTGGAAGACTGGACCAATGCCCTTTTGCCTGAATACCGGGAAAAGGCAGAGCAGGATTTTAATGCAGGCATTGCCGGCCAGGGTGCTTATCGATCTGAGTTCATGATCCGGAGAAAAGACGGCGATATCCGGCATATAAGGGCTATGGCTCAGGCTATCCATGACGAAAAGGGCAATCCGGTGCGGGTGGTTGGCATCAATGAGGATGTGACGGAGCACAAGCTGGCTGAAGAGCGTCTTCATGAACAGGAACGCCTTTACCGGGGACTTGTGGAATCCCAGCAGGATCTTATTGTCCGTGTAGACAGCCAGGGTAATTTTACCTACGTCAATGATGCATACTGTAATAAATTCGGCAAGGTTAGAGAAGATCTGCTGGGAAAATCTTTTACCCCTCTGGTACATGATGATGACATTGAGCCCACCATGGAAGCCATGAAAGACCTTTACCAATCACCCTACAGGACCTATCTGGAGCAGCGCGCCAAAACCGTTGACGGCTGGAGATGGCTGGCCTGGGAGGACAGCTCAGTCCAGGATGATGACGGAAACGTGATCGAAATCCAGGGAGTGGGCCGGGATATAACTGATCTCAAGGAGGCCCAGATCAAGGCTGAATCAGCCAGCCTGGCCAAGAGCGAGTTTCTGGCCAATATGAGCCACGAAATCCGTACTCCCATGAATGCTGTCATTGGTCTAAGCCAGTTGCTTCTGCAGACCTCCCTAAATGACCGGCAGCGAGATTCTCTTATTAAAATCAGCAATTCTTCGCGGATGCTGCTGGGCATTATCAACGATATTTTAGATTACTCCAAGATTGAGGCTGGTAAGCTGGAGCTGGACATACACACTTTCAGGCTGGATGAGCTCCTGGACCAGATGAAGACCTTGTTCGGTTCCACTGCAGAGGACAAAGGGCTGGAGCTTGTATTCAATATTCCTCCGGATGTCCCCAGGGTACTTAAGGGAGATTCATTGCGTCTGGGCCAGGTCTTTACCAACATTCTGGGCAATGCTGTCAAGTTTACGGAAAAAGGACATGTGGAACTGGCTGTTCAGGAGACAGAAGACAGGGGGCAGGAGACAGGAGACAGGAGTCAGGAGTCAGGGGACAGGAGGCAGAGGTCAGAGGTCAGAGATCAGATGTCAGAGGGCAGAAGTCAGGATCTGGGACAGGGGGCAGGGGACAGGGGGCAGGAGTTAGAATCTGAAACAGTTCGGCTGCTCTTTGAGGTCAAGGACACCGGTATCGGTATGGATGAGGAACAGGTTAAGAAGCTTTTCCAGGCATTTTCCCAGGCTGATACTTCCACTACCCGCAAGTATGGGGGCACGGGCCTGGGCTTGGTCATCAGCCGCAATCTTGTGCAGCGTATGGGAGGGGAACTTAAGGTTGAGTCCGTACCGGGCCAGGGAAGCAGGTTTTATTTTGAGATTGAACTGCCCCTGACCCCGGATACTGAAAAAATTGATGAGTGCGCGGGATTTGACGGGAACAGGGTATTGGTGGTGGACGACCATGAAGCAGCAAGGAGCGTTCTTCGAAATATTCTGGAAAGCTGCATGTTTCAGGTAAATGAGGCTCATGATGGAAGATCAGCATTAGATGCTGTGCTGTCCGCAGATAAAGCAGGCGATCCTTATGACTTTGTTTTTATGGACTGGAAGATGCCTGGCGAGCTGGACGGGATTCAGGCTGCCCGGGAGATTGAAAGGCTGCATGCTCAGGGAGTGCTGAAAGGCGGTAAACCCCCTTTTATAATTGTCAGTGCTTACCAGCGTGATGAGATGCCGGATCAGAATGCGGAGTGTTTCAATTGTTATTTGAGTAAGCCGGTGACTGCATCATCTATTTTTAATGCCATTGCAGAAGCTGCTGGTCAAGCTCCATCACATACCAGTCATTCTCATGAGTTAACAATACCTTCTTTTGAGGGGTACTCTGTTCTCATTGCTGAAGATAATTCCTTGAACCAGGAAGTGGCCTTGCAGATGTTGGAAAAGACAGGGGCTGCCCTGAGCCTGGCCAACAACGGTGCTGAGGCTTTGGAAATGGTTAAGGCCGGCAGCTTTGATCTGGTCTTGATGGATCTGCAGATGCCGGTCATGGATGGCTATGAAGCTACAAGAAAAATACTTGAGTTCTTCCCGGATTTGCCGGTTATTGCCTTGTCCGCGGCTGTAATGGAGGAGGACAGAAAAAAATCTGAGCAAGCCGGAATGAGGGCTCATCTGCCCAAACCCATAGACAGCACCCAGCTTTATCGTACAATGGCAAAATGGCTCCAGGCTGGCGAGGCTGTCAAGGTCCAAAAGGTTGTGCCTGAGCATAGATCATCTCTTTTGCCAGGGTCCCTGGAAGGTTTCGACCTGGAGCAGGGGCTTAAAGCATCAGATGGGGACTCCCGTTTCTATCACAAGATGCTGCATCGTTTCAGGGAAATGCTGGCCGGAGAGTTTGCCTGCATTGATGAAGAGCTGGATAAAAGTCAATCCGGGGATGCTCCCAGGCTTGTGCATACCCTCAAGGGTTTGGCTGGAACAATGGGGGCTGTACGTATAGCTGAAGCTGCTGTTTCCATTGATCTGGCTTTTAAGGAAAACAGGACGGTAACCCCGGAAATGCGCCTGGAATTGTCCCAGGCCATGGAACAGGGTCGGACCCAGTTAAACGGCCTGGAAAAAAAATCCAGTCAGTCCAGGGAGGTGGATTATGAACAGGGTATAGCTGCCATGTCCAGCATGCTGCAAATGCTTAAAAAAAGCGAGATGATTGAGGACGATCTTCTGGAAACGGTAACATCCTTCCTGCAGGGAATAGTTGGTGAGCAGGAGGTTACCGAGCTTACCGGTCTTGTGGAAAATTTTGAGCATGATGCTGCTGCACAGAAGTTGCTGGAGCTGGCTTCAGGGATCAACCGCAATCTTTGGCGGTAA
- a CDS encoding Hpt domain-containing protein, whose translation MASEIMSIYLESIPKNIEALKKFIEQGQKEGATREAHSIKGNSGNVSCLAMAEIAGMLEKAGHSGNLKHMKQHMPELERQFEICMAEIKKQCRRKINQRLNKLPPPENYE comes from the coding sequence ATGGCCAGTGAGATCATGAGCATTTACCTGGAATCCATACCCAAAAACATAGAAGCGCTCAAAAAATTTATTGAACAGGGTCAAAAAGAAGGAGCAACCCGGGAGGCTCATTCCATCAAGGGCAATTCAGGTAATGTCAGCTGTCTGGCCATGGCTGAGATTGCTGGAATGCTGGAAAAAGCCGGTCATAGCGGGAACCTCAAGCATATGAAGCAACATATGCCCGAACTTGAAAGGCAGTTTGAAATATGTATGGCGGAGATAAAAAAACAATGCCGCCGAAAGATTAACCAGAGGCTCAACAAATTACCACCCCCGGAAAACTATGAATAG
- the phoU gene encoding phosphate signaling complex protein PhoU: MAHLLEELDRLNMKIMQMVVQTEQALSKTVNAFSRMDSDMAQQVVDNDKKINELEVQVYDLCLRLLALEQPVAKDLRFILGCMRVCQDLERIGDESANISDATIYLSLNPPMEFYDKILLMGQKSYDMLQEAIIAFSSPDVERAVDVCRMDFEVDELNSAVLKEIIQYMSQKSDTIEPCVQTINIARRFERIADMATNIAETTMFIVKGTSLKHSCQFDDRV, translated from the coding sequence ATGGCTCACTTACTTGAAGAATTAGATCGGCTGAACATGAAGATTATGCAAATGGTGGTTCAGACAGAACAGGCCCTTAGCAAAACCGTCAATGCTTTTTCCCGGATGGATTCTGATATGGCCCAGCAGGTTGTGGATAATGATAAAAAAATCAATGAACTGGAAGTTCAAGTTTATGATTTGTGCTTAAGGCTTCTGGCCTTAGAGCAGCCTGTGGCCAAAGACCTGCGTTTTATTCTTGGCTGCATGCGCGTTTGTCAGGATCTGGAAAGAATTGGTGATGAATCAGCCAACATATCTGATGCAACTATTTATCTCAGCCTTAATCCACCCATGGAATTTTATGATAAGATTCTGCTTATGGGCCAGAAAAGCTATGATATGCTTCAGGAGGCCATTATTGCGTTTTCATCACCTGATGTGGAAAGGGCTGTAGATGTATGCAGGATGGATTTTGAGGTGGATGAACTGAACTCAGCAGTACTTAAAGAAATTATCCAGTATATGTCTCAGAAAAGTGACACCATTGAGCCATGCGTGCAGACCATAAATATTGCCCGCCGGTTTGAGAGAATTGCTGACATGGCCACAAACATAGCTGAAACAACCATGTTTATTGTCAAGGGAACCAGCCTTAAGCATTCATGCCAGTTTGATGATCGGGTGTGA
- a CDS encoding sensor histidine kinase yields the protein MKNRYSLKIKLIISFWVALIIALAIPSYYFMNTVEKEIKKETIISARDRMSILVWALSGREYHDLSQLDRVIREVTQSGQDRITVIDSQGVVLVDSMVDFDDMGSVENHASRQEFRASMREGSGYSVRLSSTVDRYLIYYARKIELDPFGTVVLRLATPSATMDSFFERVSTGLWQMMLLSLLFTGLLVFILVRRLTLKLQPMISLAQSIGKGHYEKRITSSPGREFDPLMEAINEMAQSIENNIEIVSSQKTELETILNGVKDSLVALDNTGRIMSFNQAFKDNFNHFSHFFGKRPLEVFHDSRLQEYSEEVISSDIIRNKSLEVMFKDRCYDVNIVSPEDRRRIGAVLVFHDITNIKRLESIRKDFVANASHELRTPLTSIKGYTETLIDNKELMATKGRDFLEVIIKNTNNMIRLLDDILQLSKIESEPEKIVVSDTPLHPVVEKAWYNCSHYIQDKKVNFSMELEDICLTVKGESEYLGHVFQNLFENSIKFVPDEGEIRVLCRLHDKMVHIGVQDNGPGIPRDEQKRVFERFYRVKKFKNQVKGTGLGLAICRNILMNLGGEIWVESPVKGTNSGCIIWFSLRRADADV from the coding sequence ATGAAAAACAGGTATTCCCTTAAAATCAAGCTTATTATTTCCTTTTGGGTGGCCTTGATCATAGCGCTGGCCATTCCATCCTATTATTTCATGAATACTGTTGAAAAGGAAATAAAAAAAGAGACCATAATAAGTGCCAGGGACAGAATGTCTATTCTTGTGTGGGCATTATCGGGAAGGGAATACCACGACCTCAGCCAGCTTGACCGGGTCATAAGGGAAGTCACCCAGTCTGGTCAGGACAGGATAACAGTTATTGACAGCCAGGGTGTGGTTCTTGTGGACTCCATGGTTGATTTTGATGATATGGGCAGTGTAGAAAATCATGCTTCAAGGCAGGAGTTCAGGGCATCAATGCGTGAGGGTTCAGGCTATAGCGTCAGGCTCAGCTCCACTGTTGATCGCTATCTGATATACTATGCTCGAAAGATTGAGCTTGATCCCTTTGGAACTGTAGTACTCCGGCTGGCCACACCTTCTGCCACCATGGATTCATTTTTTGAAAGAGTGAGTACCGGCCTCTGGCAGATGATGCTTTTGTCACTGCTTTTTACAGGACTTCTTGTATTTATCCTGGTCAGACGACTGACCCTTAAGCTGCAGCCCATGATCAGTCTGGCCCAGTCTATTGGGAAAGGCCACTATGAAAAGAGAATAACCTCATCTCCGGGACGTGAGTTTGATCCTCTAATGGAAGCAATCAATGAAATGGCGCAGAGCATAGAAAATAATATTGAGATTGTATCATCACAGAAGACTGAGCTGGAAACCATACTCAATGGAGTTAAAGACAGTCTCGTGGCCTTGGACAATACTGGACGGATAATGAGTTTTAACCAGGCTTTCAAGGATAATTTCAATCACTTCAGTCATTTTTTCGGCAAAAGGCCCCTTGAGGTATTTCATGACAGCAGACTTCAGGAGTATTCTGAAGAAGTCATTTCAAGCGATATTATTCGCAATAAGAGCCTGGAGGTTATGTTCAAGGACAGATGTTATGACGTAAATATTGTTTCTCCGGAGGACCGCAGACGTATCGGCGCAGTTCTGGTGTTTCATGATATTACCAATATTAAAAGGCTGGAAAGTATTCGCAAGGACTTTGTGGCCAATGCCTCCCACGAGCTTCGCACTCCCCTGACTTCCATCAAGGGCTATACAGAGACCCTTATTGATAATAAAGAGCTTATGGCAACAAAGGGCAGGGATTTTCTGGAAGTTATCATTAAGAATACCAACAACATGATCAGACTTCTTGATGATATTCTGCAGCTGTCCAAGATTGAGTCTGAGCCTGAGAAGATTGTTGTCAGCGATACCCCTTTGCACCCGGTGGTTGAAAAGGCCTGGTATAACTGCAGTCATTACATTCAGGATAAAAAGGTCAACTTCAGTATGGAGCTTGAGGACATCTGCCTGACAGTTAAAGGAGAGAGCGAATATCTGGGGCATGTTTTTCAGAACCTTTTTGAAAACAGCATTAAGTTTGTTCCTGATGAGGGAGAAATCAGGGTTTTGTGCCGTTTGCATGACAAGATGGTCCACATCGGGGTTCAGGATAATGGGCCAGGCATTCCCAGGGATGAGCAGAAGAGGGTTTTTGAGCGGTTTTACCGGGTTAAAAAATTCAAGAACCAGGTTAAAGGTACTGGACTGGGACTGGCCATCTGCAGGAATATATTAATGAATCTGGGCGGGGAGATATGGGTGGAAAGCCCGGTTAAGGGAACCAATTCCGGATGCATAATCTGGTTTTCCCTGCGCAGGGCCGATGCTGACGTATAA